The window TCGCGGCCCATATCAGTTGCCGCTCCAGACCCAGTTTCAAGCCCAGGGAAAGCGCGCCGTTGATCAGGATCAGGCTCGCCGCAATGGCGATGTCTGCAGCTGACAGGCTGTGATAGTTCATTGGTCGCCCTCAGGTGTCAGCACCCCGGCGTGCATCTGCAGGCGCAGGGTGCTCATGCGTCGGGCCTGCTCATGATCATGGGTCACCCAGACGCACGCTCGCGTCCCAACGGGAGCAGAGGTGAACCAGGTATTGACCAGACTCTCAACCTCTCGGGAGGATTTCGGGTCGAGTGCCGCTGTAGGCTCGTCCAGCAGCAATACCTGCGGATCCAGCTGGAGAGCCCTGATCAATGCAATCACCTGGGACTCGCCGCCTGAAAGATCGCCCGCCGTCTTGTTCATGAAGCTTGCCGGTTTGCCAGCCTGATGCAGCATATGCACGGCGCGTTCGATGTCGAAAACCTGCTCCTTGAAGACTTCAAGGCTGTAGGGAAACCTCAGGTTGTCTTCGACACTGCCGTCAATGAGCGCGGGTCGTTGGGCGATGTAGCTGACGCGACTGCGATAGCGTGGGATCAGGGCGCTGGTCACCACCTGATGACTCCACAGCACTTCACCGCTGTCCGGTGCCTCCAGCAAGGCCAGCGTGCGCAGGAAGACACTTTTGCCGGAGCCCGATGGGCCCGTGATAGCAACCTTGTCGCCGCCCCTCAACATGAAGTCTGTGGGGTGCAATAGCGTGCTCTGACCCGCCTGATCCAGTCGGCTCAGCTTGCGGGTTTCTATTAATGAGGGCAGGGGGTGGCCTAGGGCGAAGGGGTGCAAGGTTTTACTCCATGACCGAGGCTTGCAAGGATACCTCAGCGCGAGCGCTACCCGTTCGACGAGCGTTACTGGCGGGGTCCCTGAAGCTTGTAGCCCATACCGTGAACCGTGTGCAGCAACGGCACATCAAACGACTTGTCGATGGTTTTGCGCAGCATGTAAATGCTGGTCCGCAAGCTGTCTGTGTCGGGAGGGGCGTCCCCCCACAGGGCTTGTTCGAACTCTCTGCGTCTGACCACGGCAGGGCTTTTGCGCATGAGCAGCTCCAGAAGCACCCTGTTGGTCGGGTTGAGCTTGAGTGGTACGCCGGCGCGTTTGACTTCTAGTGAGTCCAGATCGAAGGTCAGGTCATGCACTTGGATGATGTTTGTCTGCACGCCCTTGAAGCGCCGCACGACCACTTCGACCCGGGCGAACAACTCGGACAGCGCAAAGGGTTTGACGATGTAATCATCGGCGCCAACCTGGAACCCGGTCAGGCGGTCGTCCAGTTGGTCTCTGGCGGTGAGCATCAAAATGGGAATGTGCTGGCCGGTATTTTCCCGGATGCGTCGGCAGACCATGTTGCCATCCATCCCAGGCAGCATCAGGTCCAGAATGATCGCGTCAAAATTTCCCGTGACAGCCAGATGCAGCCCGGTCACGCCATCTTGGGCGCCCGAGACTTCACAGCCTTTGAGCGTGAAGTACTCGGACACATTGGCCAGGATGTCCTTATGGTCTTCGATGACGAGTATGCGCATGGCTCGCTCTTTTTATTCTGCTGGCCCGATTGCTCAGGCCAGGGGTGTTGATAGGGTGTCAGTGTACGGTTACTGGGCTGCCAGCGCGCCGTCGGTGTTGGTCTTTCTGCAGCCTGCGAACATGTCCAGTGCGGGGTCGTAAACCTTAGTGTGAACCTGCAGCAAGCCAAGCATCGAGTGGAAAAGATTATCCTGGCTCAACGGTGCGTTACTGGTGTTCATCAGGCAATGGCTGTCAACCGAGAACGACTGCTGATAACTGTCGGAAAACCAGGCCAGCATGGGCACATGCTTTTGTTGGTCAGGCGCCAGCAGGTAGGGTGTACCGTGCAGGAATAAATTGTATTCGCCCAGTGATTCACCATGGTCCGACAAGTACAACATCGCGGTGTCGACCTTGTTCTGATTGCTGCGCAGGATATCAATCAGGCTGGCCAGCACATGGTCGGTATACAGTAGGGTATTGTCATAACCGTTAACGATACTGTCCCGGCTGCAACTGTCCAGGGCGTTGCTTTTACACACAGGCGTAAACTGCTCAAACTCTTTTGGGTAGCGCTTGAAGTATTCCGGGCCGTGACTGCCCATCTGGTGAAGCACCAGCACGGTATCTTTATCCAGGTGGTCGATGAAACTCTGCAGGCCCTGCAGCAGGATTTCATCCCGGCATTCACGGTTGGCGCACAGTTGCGGGTCTTTCAGGTTGCTCACGTCCTGCATCGTCACCCGGTCGCAGGTGCCCTTGCAGCCGGACTGGTTGTCCCGCCAGATCACGTCAAGCCCTGCACGCTTGAGCACGTCGAGCAAACCTTCCTGGCTTTTTGCCGTTGAAGCGTTGTAATCCTTGCGACCCATGTTGGAAAACATGCAGGGCACCGATACTGCCGTTTCAGTGCCGCACGAGTGAACATCGGTAAACGCGATCAGGCCATCCTCTTTGCGTAGTTGAGGTGTGGTGTCGCGGTTGTAGCCCAGGATGCCGAAGTTCTCGGCCCGGGCACTTTCGCCCACCACCAGCACCGTCAGGGATTTACGCGAATGTTGGGTCCATTCGGGGCTCAGCTTTGCATCCTCGCCCAACGTCAGGAACGGCTTGCGAGCGGTCAGAATTTGTTCGCCCAGATAACCTGCCGACGCACCGATGTAGTTGCTGGGCACGACCATCAAACGCAGTTCGTGGTGGTTGCGAAACAGTGATGACAGCCCTTGATAATTGAGCAGGGCAAAGCCGGTGATCACCGCGGCGCAGGTGAGACTGACCAGCGTCTTGCTGATCAACTCCCGATGCAGGCGCTGATAATGAACGGGTGTGCGCCACAATAATAAAGAGGGCAGAACACCTAACAGGCCGAGATAAACAAACAGTTTGGGCGACAGCAAGTCCCAGACTTCGGTGGCGTTGGTCTCGGCGAAGTTACGCAACATGCCCGTGTCGATCAATACGCCATACCGGTTCATGAAATAAGCGACACCGGCGCTGATCATGAACAAGGCTGTCATGACCGGTTTAAATATCTTCTCAAAGGCCAGCAAGGTAAGTGTGATGTTAAAGATGCATAAGATCATTACCCCAAAGGCAATACACAGCGTCACGCCTGAGCTGCCGGTATTGGTAATTTTGAAGAGGTGTTGCCAGAGGATGGAATTGAAACCCAGCAACAGGAAGGCACTGGCTAATACAGTCACAACTTCAGGGCGAACTGCTTTGCGGTTGAGCATCAAGATTCTACTGGCATAAAGTGGCGGAGCGCTGACAGCCTTGCAACAGCAGTGCGGTCTCCAATGCCGCGGACTTTAGGCAGGCGACCATAAAATTTTCGTGAAAAACCTGCAATTAAAAGGTGCTGGCGAGCTGTATTTTTTTGCAAGGTTACTCGCCCGCGGTGGAATGTTTCTGAATAAATCCTGAACAAATAGTTGGCCACTAATTTTTCACATTGTTTTCACCTGTCCGCCACAGGTTAAATCTTAGTGTGCCGCTACTGATGAAGTGCCGTGTCGTGAATAACTCCCGACTGCACCGCAGTTCGATCCCTTGCTGGAGCAATGGTGTGGTCCACACTTTGATAAATGACGCGATCCTGCCCAGAAAATCATTCTGGACGTCGTCGGTTAATAACCGTTCGCGTGTACGGCTGGCCAGCTCAGTGGCAACGGTTGCGTTAGTTGCGTTCTCCGGCTGGTTTTTCACCTCGACCTCCGTGGTTGATTTAGGCATGACGGGCAATCAGGCCAAGGTTGAATTTAGCCGTCGCTGGGCTCAGGGCGATCTGGTGGTCATGATCAGGCACGCCGAGCGCTGTGATCGGTCTGGCAATCCGTGCATGGCCAGCCCGGATGGCATCACCAAAAACGGTGCCAAGGCGGCGTTGGCAGTCGGCACCGGTTTGCAGCAGCTGGGCCTGCAACATACCCGGATAATCGCCAGCCCGCTGACACGCACTCAGCAAACCGCCGACTTGATCTCAGCCCGGGCCGTGCCCGCTCAAGATTGGGTCAGCGATTGCAAAAGTGGTTTTAAAGACGCTGTTCTGGCCAATAAAAAGCCTCAGGAAAACCTGGTGCTGATTACCCACAGCGGCTGCATCGATCAATTCGAACGCAAGATGGGAGTACGTTCCGCTGACCGCAACAGCGAGTACACCCAGGCGTTCTTTGTTCAAGTAGATGGGCGGCATGCGCCGAAGATTCTTGGGTCCCTGGACTCAGCCCACTGGCAAAACCTGACCACCGAGCCGTTGAATCCATGAATAACCTTAGCGCCCGTTCTGCCTTTTATTGTCGCAATGCAGGGCTGCCCCTGTTGCTGGCCTTGATGACCTTCTTGATCTTTGACCTGAGCTCACTGGATCGGCTGTTCAGCAATCTGTTCTACGACCCTGTAGCCGGGGTATTTCCCATCGGTGAGAGTCACCTGTTCGAGAAGATCACCCATAAGTGGGCGCGGATCCTTCCCAACTGGACCGGTGAACTGGCCATCGTCGGTGCATTGTTGTCATTTATCTGGCCGTGCCTGGACAAATACCGCGAAAGCCGATTGCCTCGCCGTATCGTCCGCTCGCGGTGGGCGCAGCCGTTAAAAACCTTGTATTGCCATCAGCGCGACTTCTTTTTTGTCGTGGTGGCCTTTGCCCTGAGCACCGCGCTCATCCATTTTCTAAAAAGCCACACCAGCATTTATTGCCCGGTGGAAACAACGCTCTATGGCGGCCGCGAAGCCCATAAGGAATGGTTCGAAAACTTCACCTTGTGGCACGAAGCCGGGGCAGGGCGATGCTGGCCTGGGGGGCATGCCTCAAGCGCGTTCAGCCTGTTCGCCCTGTACTTCGTCGCGCGACGCTATCGCTGGCAGCATTCGTCACTGTTGCTGTTGGGCATCACTGCGCTAGGCCTGATCTATGGCACCACGCGCGTGTTGCAGGGCTGGCATTACGTATCGCATACCTTCTGGGCTGGCATTTTCGTCTGGCTGAGCACACTGCTTGTGGCGCTGTTTTTTTACGGGCGTTCGACTTTGCAGCAGCCGGTCCTGAGGGGTAGAACAATCATTGGCGGGCTAAAGCGCAACCCTGCGCCATTGCCTGCCAGCCACTGATCACACACTGCACCTGTCATCCTCATGGAAAACGTACATGGCTAACGCATTACTGCCTGGCGTCTCGCGCCCCTTTGATTTTCGTCTCTGGTTGGGCCTGCCGTTACTGGCGATGGGTCTATTACTCTGGCTTGATCCTTCAGGCCTGGATTTTGCGCTTGCCGAGAAGTTTTACGTGCCGGGCGTGGGGTTCATCGGGCGTAAAAGTTACTGGCTGGAAAACATCCTGCACGACCGGGCCAAAGAAGCAGTGATCCTGTTGAGCGTGCTGTTGTTCCTGGGCTTTGTCGCCAGTTGGTTCGCGCCCAGACTGCGCGAGTGGCGCCGACCGTTGGGTTATGTGGTGCTGGCGATGGGGCTCAGCACCGCGATCATCACGCCGCTCAAGGCCCTCACTGCGGTGCAGTGCCCGTGGAGTTTGAGCGAGTTTGGTGGCACTGAAACCTTTACCCCGTTGCTGGATGCGCGCGCTGAAACACTCAAGCCGGGCCGTTGCTGGCCGGGCGGTCATGCGTCAACCGGGTTCTCGTTACTGGCGTTGTTCTTCGCGCTGCGTGACCGCCGCCCAAAAGCTGCAAGGGTGGCGCTGGGTGTAGCACTGGCATTGGGGGTGACGTTCTCCATCGGGCGGATGATGCAGGGCGCGCATTTTCTTTCCCACAATATATGGACGCTGTTGTTTGACTGGATGATCTGCGTGCTGTGTTATCGCTGGCTGCTTTATCGCCCGGCTACCGCAGCCGCCAGCGAAGCCCAGCATGCGTTGGCCGAGTAGCGCGGCCGTGCGGGTCGGTGTGTTGAATCTGACAATGCTGCTGAGCGTGGCCGTGCTCAGTGGCTGCGAGACAACGGGGGAGCGGTTGCTCGCTCAAGGCTATCCGCCGAGCTTTGTCAGCGGTTTTGAAGATGGCTGCAGCAGCGGTCGGCAGGCCGCAGGGGCACTGAGCGAGTTTCGTAAAAATGTCCCGGCTTATCTGGCCGACCGTCGCTACGCCATGGGCTGGGACGATGGCTTGCGTCAATGTCAGGCGGCGGTGAACAACGACGCCTTGCGACCTTCCGCCATCGACAGCCAGGCCGATCGTAACTGGCAGCACAGCAAGGACCAGAGTTGGAGCAAAGCGTTGAGTCACAAAGCGCAGCCCTGAAACAACTCTGACATCAAACTGTAACCTGGCACCGGCTTAATTTGCCGGCATCGCCGTGTTCAGGCACCACTCTGACGCAGGGCGGAAACTCATTGAGAACGCCCCCTAGTGAAGGCACAATGCGTGTCCTTTTTTTGGCCGACCTTGCCGGAGGCGTCGAAATGATCAAAACGCCGTACTACCTGATCGATAAACAGAAGCTTTTGAGCAACATGGAGAAGATCGCCTACGTGCGCGAACACTCCGGGGCCAAGGCTCTGCTCGCGCTCAAGTGCTTTGCGACCTGGTCGGTATTCGACCTGATGCAGCAGTACATGGACGGCACCACGTCGTCGTCGCTCTACGAGCTCAAACTCGGCCGCCAGAAGTTCGAGGGCGAAACGCACGCCTACAGCGTGGCCTGGGCTGACGACGAAATCGAAGACATGCTCGCCAACTGCGACAAGATCATCTTCAACTCCATCGGCCAGTTGCAGCGCTTTGCCGAAGCCTCGGCGGACAAGGTGCGCGGTCTGCGAGTCAACCCGCAGGTGAGCAGTTCGGATTACCTGCTGGCCGACCCGGCACGTCCGTTCAGCCGTCTGGGCGAGTGGGACCCGGTCAAGGTCGAAGCAGTCATCGATCAGATCTCGGGTTTCATGTTCCACAACAACTGTGAGAACGGTGATTTCAGCCTGTTCGACAAGATGCTCGGCACCATCGAAGAGCGCTTCGGCCATCTGCTGCACAAGGTGGAATGGGTCAGCCTCGGCGGCGGTATTCACTTCACGGGTGAAGGCTATGCGCTGGACGCTTTCTGCGCGCGCCTCAAGGCTTTCTCGCAGAAATACGGCGTCCAGGTTTATCTCGAGCCGGGCGAAGCGGCCATCACTCAGAGCGCTTCTCTGGAAGTGACCGTGCTCGACACCCTTTATAACGGCAAGCATCTGGCCGTGGTGGACAGCTCGATCGAAGCCCACATGCTGGATCTGCTGATCTACCGCCTGGACGCCAAGCTGGCCCCGAGCGAGGGCGAGCACACGTACATGATCTGCGGCAAGTCGTGCCTGGCCGGTGATATCTTCGGTGAATATCAATTCCCGGCACCCCTGGCGATTGGCGATCGGTTGTCGTTTGTCGACGCTGCCGGCTACACCATGGTCAAGAAAAACTGGTTCAACGGTCTGAAAATGCCGTCCATCGTAGTGAAACAACTCGACGGTACTGTCGAGGTGGTTCGTGAATTTGGTTTTGACGATTACCTGTCCAGCCTTTCGTAAGCTGGCGTAGTGAGGAGAAGTAAGGAATTGAAGAAGAACGTTCTTATCATTGGTGCAGGAGGTGTCGCCAAGGTGGTGGCCCACAAGTGCGCGCAGCACAACGACGAACTCGGTCGTATTGCCATCGCGTCGCGCAACATCTCCAAGTGCCAGGCCATCATCGACAGCGTCAAGGCCAAGGGTAGCCTCAAGCAGCCCGCCGATATCAAAGCCTTTTCGCTCAATGCACTGGATATCGAAGCGACCAAGGCGCTTATCCTCGAGACCGAATCGCAGATCGTGATCAACGTCGGTTCGTCGTTCCTCAACATGTCGGTGCTGCGTGCCTGCATCGATACCGGCGTGGCCTATCTGGACACCGCGATCCATGAAGAGCCGGGCAAAGTCTGTGAGACGCCGCCGTGGTACGGCAACTACGAGTGGAAACACCTCGAAGAGTGCCAGGCCAAGAACGTCACCGCCATTCTGGGCGTGGGTTTCGACCCGGGCGTGGTCAACGCCTATGCCGCATTGGCCCAACAAAAGCATTTCGACCGTATTGATTCCATCGACATCCTCGACGTCAATGCGGGCTCACACGGCAAGTATTTCGCGACCAACTTCGATCCCGAAATCAACTTCCGTGAATTCACCGGGCAGGTGTACAGCTGGCAGAACAGCCAGTGGACCACCAACAGCATGTTCGAGGTCAAACGCACCGATGACCTGCCAGTCGTGGGTTCGCAGAACCTGTACCTGACCGGCCACGATGAAGTGCACTCGCTGTCCAGGAACCTCAACGTGCCTAACGTGCGTTTCTGGATGAGTTTTGGCGAGCACTACATCAATGTTTTCACCGTACTGAACAAGCTGGGCCTGCTCTCCGAGAAGCCGGTCAAGACTGCTGAAGGCGTGGAAATCGTGCCGTTGAAAGTGGTCAAGGCCGTACTGCCGGATCCGTCGTCGCTGGCGCCGGGCTACACCGGCAAGACCTGCATTGGCGATCTGGTCAAAGGCACGCGTAATGGTCAGCCCCATGAGCTGTTCATTTATAACGTCGCCGATCACGAAGAAGCCTACGCCGAGACTGACAGTCAGGGCATTTCCTACACCGCTGGCGTACCGCCGGTGGCCGCAGCCCTGTTGGTTGCCCGTGGGGAGTGGGACGTGCAACGCATGGCCAACGTTGAAGAACTGCCAGCCGAGCCGTTCCTCAAGCTGCTCGACGTGATGGGTCTGCCGACCCGCATCAAGGACGACAAGGGCGACCGCCCTTGGGATGCCATCGCCTGATGCTGTAGAAAACCCTGTGCGTCGATAGCGACGCGCAGGGCTTTGTCCCTTCTTCCTTTAAAACACATCACTCGCTTTCTGTAGGCGCTGCCGAAGGCTGCGAAAGCACTGCGCCTTGAATCGAGTAGCAACAACAGCATCCGGGTGCTGCTGAGTCAGGTTCCGTCCTGACGGCCGGGTCACTTTTGGTGCCAAAAGTAACCAAAACCTCTGCGCTGGCGTACGGCCCCCGCTTCGCGGCGGTACCTTCGCTCCGGCACCGTGGGGCGGGCACGCGCCGACGGGCCATCCATGGCCCAACGGCGCTCGCTCGGCATCCATGCCGAGCGACCCACCCCACGGCACCTCCACTCAGCCTCCCGACGCGCATTTTGCGTCGTCTGTGAAATCGTGGGAGGAAAAGCAAAAGCAAATCTGCTCTGCAGATTTTTCCAGGATGATTTCCTGCCTGATTCACACCCCGCTTTTGATTCTAGAGGCCTGCGCAGAACGTATGGGCGACACAAATTGCGACTTGTGGCCGGCCGAGCGCAGGTATTGCGCAGTGGGCAACCCGGCATGGATGCCGGGTTAGCCGCACCGGGCCATGGATGGCCCATTGCGGCCGCCCACGGAGCAATGCCGGAGCGAGGGAGGTCTGAGCCTTGGCGAAGACCCGGACAGAGGAGCGGGAGCGTTTTGCTTACTTTTGACTGGGCCGGCATTCCGGCTTTCAAAAGTGAGGCGCCGTAAGGGCGCAAAGGTGAATCAGCGTCGCCGCCGCTGCTGGATATGCATGCGATTCAGCACTCTTGGAACACAATATCTACGACGTTCATCGAACCTCGTCGGACACCCAGCGTCCACCGAACAATCGCATCTAAAGGCGTGATTCCATCATCCGCATCAACGGCTCGTACTCGGCATGGCTGGCGGGAACCAGGCCGGTGGCTTCCTGGGATTTGAAGAATGCGGACAGCCCATTCTGATTGCTGAACACCGCCGCGCGGATCTGCTTTTTCAGTTCAGGGCACAGGGTGCCGCTGAACACGTAAGGCGAGTAATAAATGGGTTCCGAGCGCCACATGATGTCAAACGTATCGCGCTTGATCCGCCCGCTGTTGAGGTAGGCATCGACCTCGACGCTGGCCACGAAAGCGGCGTCAACCCGACTGTCCAGCAACGTATCCAGAGCTTTGCTGTGAGAACCGGCATACACCACCGAGCTGAAAAAATCCGTGAGTGGCTGGCTGACCTTGGCTGAAAACTCGAAATTGGGTACCACGCTGCCGGAGGTGCTGGCGGGGTCACTCAGCGCGACCTGAGCGCCGCGCAGCGCCTTGACGTCACTGAACGTTCCGCGCCGTGTGACCAGCAGCGACTGATAGTGATGGCCTGCCGGGGTGAAGTAGCCCGGGCTGATGGTCAGGCTGGCGAACGGCTCGACGCGCGGGTCGCGCTGGCGGGCCATGATGTAGGACGCAGGACCCAGCCAGGCAATGTCCACGCCGCCCGAGACCACCGCGTCGATCACGCTTTCATAAGACGAGGAGGTCGGCACCAGGTCCACCGGTATCTGCAAGGCTGCGCTCAACTGATCGAGCAAGGGCTGATACTCGCCTCGCAACGCCTCTATGGGTTTGGTGGTATTGGGAATGATCGCCACCCGCAGACTGCGTTGAGCGCATTGAGCGTGCGCCAAGGTGGTAAGCACGGTGGTCATCGCAAACACGGTCAACCATTTCACTGTGTGCATGCGGCATCCATCGCATCGATAAAGGGAGCGTACTGCTCTAGTTGTTCAGCTGACATTGGCCGACTGAAGTGATAGCCCTGGACCATGTCGCAACCGGCCAGCTTAAGGCAGATGAGCTGCTCGCGGGTTTCCACGCCTTCAGCGACCACCTCCAGACCCAGGCGTTTGGC of the Paucimonas lemoignei genome contains:
- the phnD_1 gene encoding phosphonate ABC transporter periplasmic phosphonate-binding protein, encoding MHTVKWLTVFAMTTVLTTLAHAQCAQRSLRVAIIPNTTKPIEALRGEYQPLLDQLSAALQIPVDLVPTSSSYESVIDAVVSGGVDIAWLGPASYIMARQRDPRVEPFASLTISPGYFTPAGHHYQSLLVTRRGTFSDVKALRGAQVALSDPASTSGSVVPNFEFSAKVSQPLTDFFSSVVYAGSHSKALDTLLDSRVDAAFVASVEVDAYLNSGRIKRDTFDIMWRSEPIYYSPYVFSGTLCPELKKQIRAAVFSNQNGLSAFFKSQEATGLVPASHAEYEPLMRMMESRL
- a CDS encoding putative lipoprotein, with the translated sequence MRVGVLNLTMLLSVAVLSGCETTGERLLAQGYPPSFVSGFEDGCSSGRQAAGALSEFRKNVPAYLADRRYAMGWDDGLRQCQAAVNNDALRPSAIDSQADRNWQHSKDQSWSKALSHKAQP
- the ybbL gene encoding putative ABC transporter ATP-binding protein; translation: MHPFALGHPLPSLIETRKLSRLDQAGQSTLLHPTDFMLRGGDKVAITGPSGSGKSVFLRTLALLEAPDSGEVLWSHQVVTSALIPRYRSRVSYIAQRPALIDGSVEDNLRFPYSLEVFKEQVFDIERAVHMLHQAGKPASFMNKTAGDLSGGESQVIALIRALQLDPQVLLLDEPTAALDPKSSREVESLVNTWFTSAPVGTRACVWVTHDHEQARRMSTLRLQMHAGVLTPEGDQ
- a CDS encoding PA-phosphatase-like phosphoesterase produces the protein MANALLPGVSRPFDFRLWLGLPLLAMGLLLWLDPSGLDFALAEKFYVPGVGFIGRKSYWLENILHDRAKEAVILLSVLLFLGFVASWFAPRLREWRRPLGYVVLAMGLSTAIITPLKALTAVQCPWSLSEFGGTETFTPLLDARAETLKPGRCWPGGHASTGFSLLALFFALRDRRPKAARVALGVALALGVTFSIGRMMQGAHFLSHNIWTLLFDWMICVLCYRWLLYRPATAAASEAQHALAE
- a CDS encoding carboxynorspermidine decarboxylase — encoded protein: MIKTPYYLIDKQKLLSNMEKIAYVREHSGAKALLALKCFATWSVFDLMQQYMDGTTSSSLYELKLGRQKFEGETHAYSVAWADDEIEDMLANCDKIIFNSIGQLQRFAEASADKVRGLRVNPQVSSSDYLLADPARPFSRLGEWDPVKVEAVIDQISGFMFHNNCENGDFSLFDKMLGTIEERFGHLLHKVEWVSLGGGIHFTGEGYALDAFCARLKAFSQKYGVQVYLEPGEAAITQSASLEVTVLDTLYNGKHLAVVDSSIEAHMLDLLIYRLDAKLAPSEGEHTYMICGKSCLAGDIFGEYQFPAPLAIGDRLSFVDAAGYTMVKKNWFNGLKMPSIVVKQLDGTVEVVREFGFDDYLSSLS
- a CDS encoding Ais protein; the protein is MVHTLINDAILPRKSFWTSSVNNRSRVRLASSVATVALVAFSGWFFTSTSVVDLGMTGNQAKVEFSRRWAQGDLVVMIRHAERCDRSGNPCMASPDGITKNGAKAALAVGTGLQQLGLQHTRIIASPLTRTQQTADLISARAVPAQDWVSDCKSGFKDAVLANKKPQENLVLITHSGCIDQFERKMGVRSADRNSEYTQAFFVQVDGRHAPKILGSLDSAHWQNLTTEPLNP
- a CDS encoding saccharopine dehydrogenase, which codes for MKKNVLIIGAGGVAKVVAHKCAQHNDELGRIAIASRNISKCQAIIDSVKAKGSLKQPADIKAFSLNALDIEATKALILETESQIVINVGSSFLNMSVLRACIDTGVAYLDTAIHEEPGKVCETPPWYGNYEWKHLEECQAKNVTAILGVGFDPGVVNAYAALAQQKHFDRIDSIDILDVNAGSHGKYFATNFDPEINFREFTGQVYSWQNSQWTTNSMFEVKRTDDLPVVGSQNLYLTGHDEVHSLSRNLNVPNVRFWMSFGEHYINVFTVLNKLGLLSEKPVKTAEGVEIVPLKVVKAVLPDPSSLAPGYTGKTCIGDLVKGTRNGQPHELFIYNVADHEEAYAETDSQGISYTAGVPPVAAALLVARGEWDVQRMANVEELPAEPFLKLLDVMGLPTRIKDDKGDRPWDAIA
- the eptA gene encoding transmembrane sulfatase — its product is MLNRKAVRPEVVTVLASAFLLLGFNSILWQHLFKITNTGSSGVTLCIAFGVMILCIFNITLTLLAFEKIFKPVMTALFMISAGVAYFMNRYGVLIDTGMLRNFAETNATEVWDLLSPKLFVYLGLLGVLPSLLLWRTPVHYQRLHRELISKTLVSLTCAAVITGFALLNYQGLSSLFRNHHELRLMVVPSNYIGASAGYLGEQILTARKPFLTLGEDAKLSPEWTQHSRKSLTVLVVGESARAENFGILGYNRDTTPQLRKEDGLIAFTDVHSCGTETAVSVPCMFSNMGRKDYNASTAKSQEGLLDVLKRAGLDVIWRDNQSGCKGTCDRVTMQDVSNLKDPQLCANRECRDEILLQGLQSFIDHLDKDTVLVLHQMGSHGPEYFKRYPKEFEQFTPVCKSNALDSCSRDSIVNGYDNTLLYTDHVLASLIDILRSNQNKVDTAMLYLSDHGESLGEYNLFLHGTPYLLAPDQQKHVPMLAWFSDSYQQSFSVDSHCLMNTSNAPLSQDNLFHSMLGLLQVHTKVYDPALDMFAGCRKTNTDGALAAQ
- a CDS encoding PAP2 superfamily protein — protein: MNNLSARSAFYCRNAGLPLLLALMTFLIFDLSSLDRLFSNLFYDPVAGVFPIGESHLFEKITHKWARILPNWTGELAIVGALLSFIWPCLDKYRESRLPRRIVRSRWAQPLKTLYCHQRDFFFVVVAFALSTALIHFLKSHTSIYCPVETTLYGGREAHKEWFENFTLWHEAGAGRCWPGGHASSAFSLFALYFVARRYRWQHSSLLLLGITALGLIYGTTRVLQGWHYVSHTFWAGIFVWLSTLLVALFFYGRSTLQQPVLRGRTIIGGLKRNPAPLPASH
- the copR_5 gene encoding two component transcriptional regulator; the encoded protein is MRILVIEDHKDILANVSEYFTLKGCEVSGAQDGVTGLHLAVTGNFDAIILDLMLPGMDGNMVCRRIRENTGQHIPILMLTARDQLDDRLTGFQVGADDYIVKPFALSELFARVEVVVRRFKGVQTNIIQVHDLTFDLDSLEVKRAGVPLKLNPTNRVLLELLMRKSPAVVRRREFEQALWGDAPPDTDSLRTSIYMLRKTIDKSFDVPLLHTVHGMGYKLQGPRQ